From a single Thermothielavioides terrestris NRRL 8126 chromosome 1, complete sequence genomic region:
- a CDS encoding mitochondrial 54S ribosomal protein YmL6: MAGQGMKSLSEALRGLCLAAQPCRTLPIRQTPVACRRSMATAIDSQAANITRSVTEPWNPLTSVPLTIYSFPSLEPRSLESWSTKHLHLPLRRDILHLAVVYEGDKTRQGTASSKTRYEVHGSHRKIRPQKGTGRARAGTRQSPLFRGGGKTFGPKPRDFSTKLNRKVYDLAWRTALSYRYRRGELIVTEDGLELPLPDDFLQLAEAGALGRELEDGFVRKYVNELMATLQWDKAHGRTTFITGDRRPNLFTSMDIAGESGRALELEDVDVKDLLETGRIVIERSALREMIKQHSSDLISRVVVNGLRKKPELGQVLVR; the protein is encoded by the exons ATGGCCGGCCAGGGGATGAAGAGCCTGAGCGAGGCCTTGCGAGGCCTTTGTCTTGCAGCGCAGCCGTGCAGGACATTACCT ATCCGGCAAACCCCCGTGGCGTGTAGGAGATCAATGGCTACAGCAATCGACTCGCAAGCCGCCAACATTACAAGATCCGTCACCGAGCCGTGGAATCCTC TGACCAGCGTACCCCTAACCATCTACTCCTTCCCCTCGCTCGAGCCTCGGTCCCTCGAGTCCTGGTCCACGAAACATCTCCACCTCCCTCTTCGCCGCGACATCCTCCACCTGGCTGTCGTCTACGAAGGTGACAAGACCCGCCAAGGCACAGCCTCGTCCAAGACGCGCTACGAAGTGCACGGCTCGCACCGCAAGATCCGCCCGCAAAAAGGGaccggccgcgcgcgcgccggcaCCAGGCAGTCGCCGCTgttccgcggcggcggcaagacgTTCGGCCCCAAGCCGCGCGACTTCAGCACTAAACTCAACCGCAAAGTCTACGATCTCGCGTGGCGGACTGCGCTCTCGTACCGCTACCGCCGTGGCGAGCTGATTGTGACCGAGGACGGGCTggagctgccgctgcccgacgacttcctgcagctggccgaggccggcgctctcggccgcgagctcgaggacggcTTCGTCCGCAAGTACGTCAACGAGCTGATGGCGACGCTGCAGTGGGACAAGGCCCACGGCCGGACCACGTTTATCACGGGCGACAGGCGGCCGAACCTGTTTACGAGCATGGACATTGCGGGGGAGTCGGGCCGGGcgctggagctggaggatGTCGACGTTAAGGACCTGCTGGAGACGGGCCGTATTGTGATCGAGCGGAGCGCGCTCAGGGAGATGATCAAGCAGCACTCGAGCGATCTCATCTCGCGCGTGGTCGTCAACGGGCTGCGCAAGAAGCCAGAGCTGGGGCAGGTGCTTGTCCGGTGA